One part of the Amaranthus tricolor cultivar Red isolate AtriRed21 chromosome 16, ASM2621246v1, whole genome shotgun sequence genome encodes these proteins:
- the LOC130802583 gene encoding uncharacterized protein LOC130802583 gives MADLITMECLRKMKFEEKHLQPFDKRLIGFGGTQVIPLGTIILPLRVGKKSGSRTMPIRFTVVDLTFPYNAIMGLPLINKIKAAIFPHQFLLQFEQNDGQVGILKGDQVTARQCLINTLKRGASVTPSKRKREEDYPTVMSVYLENPNTHERPHQ, from the coding sequence ATGGCTGATCTTATAACGATGGAATGcttgagaaaaatgaagttcgaAGAAAAGCACTTGCAACCCTTCGATAAACGCTTGATCGGGTTTGGAGGAACTCAGGTCATTCCACTGGGAACAATCATACTTCCCCTGCGGGTAGGGAAAAAAAGTGGAAGCAGAACAatgcccatacgattcacggtAGTAGATCTGACATTCCCCTACAATGCCATCATGGGGCTCCCACTTATCAACAAGATCAAAGCCGCAATCTTTCCTCATCAATTCTTGTTACAATTTGAGCAAAATGACGGACAAGTCGGTATCCTCAAAGGGGATCAGGTGACGGCGCGCCAATGCCTCATTAATACCTTAAAGCGAGGAGCTTCCGTCACCCCCTCCAAAAGAAAGAGGGAAGAAGATTACCCAactgtcatgagcgtgtatctGGAGAACCCTAACACGCACGAAAGGCCTCACCAGTAG
- the LOC130802584 gene encoding uncharacterized protein LOC130802584, which produces MGSFLEVLSKLEINISFIDAIKEMPSYAKFLKEVLSNKRKLPKIGVETLRGECSALLECKVPKKEADLESFTIPVKFGEVLMSKTLADLGASVSIMPLSLYKRINAEIKPTRVSLQLADRSVRFLVGVVEDLPVQIGKFYVPCDFMIMDIVEPHVIPIILGR; this is translated from the coding sequence atgggAAGTTTTTTAGAAGTTCTGAGTAAGCTTGAGATAAACATTTCCTTCATAGATGCTATCAAGGAGATGCCTTCTTATGCAAAATTTTTGAAGGAGGTATTATCTAACAAAAGGAAGCTGCCGAAAATAGGCGTAGAAACACTAAGAGGAGAATGCAGCGCTCTCTTAGAGTGTAAGGTGCCGAAAAAAGAAGCTGACCTCGAGAGTTTTACCATTCCAGTCAAATTTGGTGAAGTTTTGATGAGTAAAACACTTGCTGATTTGGGAGCTAGTGTGAGTATCATGCCACTATCTTTATACAAAAGGATCAATGCTGAGATCAAGCCAACAAGGGTGTCTTTGCAGCTAGCCGATAGATCAGTAAGGTTTCTAGTTGGAGTTGTTGAAGATTTGCCAGTTCAAATAGGGAAGTTCTATGTCCCTTGTGATTTTATGATCATGGATATTGTTGAACCTCATGTCATACCTATCATTCTTGGGAGATAA